The Vitis vinifera cultivar Pinot Noir 40024 chromosome 1, ASM3070453v1 DNA segment atgtaacttttaaagttaaatatattttacctCAACAGTGATGTGGTTATAAGTCAACCAAGGCAAAAACTAATTAAACACATTGAAAATGCCAAACATAAATAAGAATTCATTTATAGCTATTCTTAAAGAATTggaaaaaagttattttctttttataaaaattaaatatttagaaaaattttaatctAGAAAATAGCTTAACATGCatggttttaaaattaatatttggtagattttcttttttttaaaacaatcaattttattattataaaatgaaaatttttagaatatttttaaatgctCTAACTattataaaagtgtttttgatagaAATGTGAATGTTATACATCAAAATCGCTATACATTTAGGTAATATTTGGAACATTGGAAGAAAGAATGgcagtcaaaaatcaatttaattccCATTAATGTATTcggattatttttttaaatgagattgAGAATCAAAATTTATTAGCACAGAAAATAAATCTTGCTCTCACTAGAATTTTATTCCTCTTCTACATAGTTCTATGATTCACCTTTTTTCTCATTCTATTTTCATTCCATTTCACATGTATCTTGTAAAGTGTCCCAAATTCTTAATTGGTATAGGtttatatctttataaatattttatttcataaagaagaaaaagttatgaaataaaGATGAACATATAAAAACTATACAAGATAGATAGAGATAAGAGGAATTATAGACGACACCTGATGAGGAAAGCAGATTTATTGTTTAGGGTGTAGATATGAAAAGTAGGAAATATAGGGTCTTTGAGGAACCCATTAGTTGTAGATGTTTGAGAAACCTAATAgttatatatgatttttgtcATCTATGATATTCTCTATGATATAGTAAAATGATTCATGATTCTCTTTCATTAGTCAACTAAACATATTTGATTGAACCATATTAAAATCTCTTATACTTttatataaattgttttatcttcaacattatttgcattaaaaagaataaaatattgaagGAAAGCATATTGCATTTCAAtgttaaatatttgtttaaaataaaaactatattgTATTACAATATTTGCTATTAAAAAAAGTATGAAATCtctcttatatttaatattatttggaaATCATTTGTAACAATATATATTACTAagtaattttgtattttttttaataataatcatgattaaaatatttaaaatgtataaataaaaaaactatattatgttgttaatatataaaaaaattatatatgtcatattaattaattgatatattagtattagtttataatatagtttatacattttttagtttttgtcgggactacaaatttaatttttttaatcaaaattatttatttacaaaatgagcaaataaaaagttgaaaaaaacaaaatgaagaaaataaatgagaaggataaattaataatttatgatatatataaccTAGGATTATTATATTCAATGTAGaagggaaatatatatatatatatatatatatatatatatatatataaataaataaaagataatatatcTCACCATTTATTCTATCTCATGTTTGATTGGATATGAAACATAATAATGGATGGAATAACTCGTTTTATTCCATTGTcaattaaatatgagataaaaataaattatcatatctttatattttatctAATACTATATCcaaccaaccaaacataaatttaatGACTTAACTTAAATTGATATTTAACTTAAATATACCTTATGTACTTAAGTATCTAGAAAGACTAGAATTAAGTTTTAGCAATCATACTTTAAGATTAATACTacttaaataaaatgtttagaGATTAAACTAAGACATAGTGAAAAGATCATTATTATGATTCACTCAATAAAAGGTTGTAAATTTGTTTTCACTCTATCctcataaaagaataaaatgtaaaaaaattatttagagaaaaaatttatatttttgttgtaaaataaaagaattagaaaaagaaatgagaaaagaatAAATTGGAATGCTTagagaaaaatgaatatatttttattagcaaCTCTCTTCTTTTATAGgagttagaaaaatatttacatcaaTATGAATGATTATCTACAAGTTCCATAAAcactcatattttataataattttcaaattctttatattcattaaagattgaattttaaaaatactcatcttaaatttatgttacattttctttttttatttttcttaaattctcTATGATTTAAAACTTGTCtctatatttgtaatttttttataatctttaAACAAAAAGAACTACTTGATATTCCACTAATCttcccaaagaaaaaacaaaaaagaaatgagaaattgaaataaaaCGGAATTCGAAACAATGAGATGGTATGAGGGGTTTTTATTGCTCAAatacatgtgttttttttttaatgatagtTATGAATCTATTCTCGAAAAAAGTTAACCACATTCACTTCCTATGAGATTTGAACTAAATATACATAACCtgtattgatttgaaatttcattaaatatcccctctattcttttcatttgttatttttaatcacTTTCCTTTTCACTTCAAATAGGaaagatatttgatgaaatttcaaattaataagaGTCTCGTGTACTTAGAAAAAACCCAAGGAGAAGTGAATGAAATGaacctttttcaaaaatacaaaCTATACATTCACATCAAAATTgtcttttaaaagataaatttaccTTATAACTATAtgtcaaaatcattttttcaaaagaaaatttaaataatgatatatttttctaaatattttataaaatgtttgtaAATTTTTCTCCtattaaaatctcattttgaaaagatgactttaaaagtaatatatttcgtattttataaaatattttttataaataatattatttagatAAAACCTTTAATGACAAGGGGGTGTAGCTCAAATGGTAGAGCGCTCGCTTTGCATGCGAGAGGCACGGGGTTCGATCCCCCGCacctccaatttttttttttcccctaataTCTTATATTAAGTAATATCAACAATGCCCTATCTTCATTAAATTAAGAAATGCCCCCACTCGTGTGGGTGGTGTGCGTGCTCTGTTTATttttccataagaaaatccACTCAGCTGTCAGCAGATGATGGCTGGAGTGGGAAGGTTATCGGGGTTGATCATAAATCTCAATCCAACAGCCACAACCAAGCTCAACCTCAACCTCACACCATCTCCAAATTTCGCATGTCCCCCGCAATCACTTCATCTCCGTCACCGCACTTCACCCACTGGAAACCCTACAACTCTCACCTCCCATGCCAGGGTCTCTTTTTCGCgcgctctctctttctctctctctctctctctctctctctctctctctacacacacacacacacacacacacacacacacacacacgcacgcACGCACGCACACGCgcgcacacacacatatatatatatatatgctgtTATATATTCCAATTTTTCCGGGGCTCCGTTTGGCTACGGGGAAAAtgcgggaaaaaaaaaaaggaacgtTTGGCTACGGGGAAAAtgcgggaaaaaaaaaaggaaaagaaaagagatttttagtatttgttttgttttttcttacaaATAAGCTATCCTTCTAGCTCAATTCTACTAGCGGttcatttgcttttattttctttcgttttctctgcaagaaaagaaaacagaaagtAATGATAAAATAGGTTGAAACTCGAAAGGAATTACCTAATGAGGTGTGTATTGCCAGTTAAGCGGTTCAGCGGGCGAAGCGCCAGAGGAGATTGATGAATCTTTCTTTGAGGATGAGGATTTAATTGAGAGTGATGAAGAGGATGAGACAGAGAGCAGTGCAGATTTGTTAATCGAATTCCTTCAAAGCATGTTTAAGAAGGCCTCAAAGCATGCCAAGAAGGCCTCACGCTCTGTATTACCGGCGGCAATTTCCCCTCAGTTGGTGTGTCTCCTTTTCTTCACTGCTCTCgcctttttttaaatttttttcctcatcACGCCTAGAATTTCATGAGAACGGACTCATTATAGtggttttttcttcatatttctgGAGAAATCCATACTTTTGTACTTATTCGAGGATGCATTTGATTGTTGAACGCATATCAATACGGTCCATCTTGTTTTCCATTGCACTTAAGGTGAAAATTCATCTTCTTGCCATATCTATTATCTTCTGTCAAAGCCTGAATTTCATCATGGATTCCTGCGTTTTGAGTACCCCGTAAAACATGACGGGATTGAGAAAATTCCTAAAATCTCCAAAGGCCTTTAAGTACATAGGATCAACAAATAAGGACTGAAGAAACAAGCTGAAGCAATATTATGTAATACCTGATTTAGAGATTTGGGggtttttgtaattaattttaatggaaTTCTTTAAGGCAATTTTGGAAATAATATTGAGGTCCTCTAGATATATCTTGTGTAATTTATCTCATCCGATGCACTTCTGCTACAGGTTTTGTTTCTGTCTGTTCAGGATTCTTTGGTtgctaatttcatttttggctGGGAGGTTAATTTGACATCATGCTAGTTTTTGTTATGCTTCTGTTTGCTTATGTTGGGTTCTGTATAATGACTCTTTTGAACCGTGCTTCTTGTATTTGGTTTATGTGGAGAATCTGTTATTTTCCTATCAAATATCTCTGTTCTGTCATATTCTACTTCAAAATGTTACCACAAGTTAGTTTTGGATGCCTTTTTATCTTCCCAAGTAGCAGCTAGTTGTTTTCTATAAACCTTTTTTCCCCCTTGTCTGGGGTTTGCAGGTGTCCTTTGCAGTTGATGGGGTTCTTATTTTGGCGTCCCTTTCGATTATTAAAGCACTTCTTGAGGTACTGCTTTGTCATTACTAATTCCGACTAGTGTAGATGCTATCTACTGCCTCAAAATACAACTTTGGAGACATTTCACAAGCATATATCAGATCCAAGATCATCTAGGCCATAATTATAGCATTATTATGATCATCTGATCTTGTATATAAGTTATTGTTTTGCTTAGCTTTTAAATCTaattgggcttttttttttttaagacacaCAGAACCTTATGCTAAAAGGTTTGTGTTTGGTGAGGTCTATCAGATGGGCTTCCAGAAGAATTCTCCACTCTCCAAAGGTCCATCTTGAGAAGCAATGACAAAGGGAGCTTCTTGAAATGCATTTTGGAAGTCAAGATGAGGatgcaaaaaaatgaaattaaatttaccCTTAAAGACAACTATATCCTCTGTGTTTGCTACGAGGAGAAAATAACAAATCCTATTTTATTTCCAACAGTAACTGTAGGGGCTATTCTGATTTTTCTGAAGTCCTCATAGTCACAGGATATTTCAAAGTTCAAATTAATAATGATGACTAAAAAGACTGAAATTTGTGATTCACTTTCTTTAGGTTTTTAGAAGATGAAACACATACAGTAATTTCTTCCCAATATGAATAAAATCTCACTCTGAAGAGCAATGTACTTCTGTGGGATTCTGAAGCACAACTTTGTCATCCAACTCGGGTCTTTATTGCTTTTCGAGCTCTTACTGCTTTAGATTCATTCTctagatatttttgttttttattttctgtcacctgtgttttgtttgttgttatttacatctttggtaattttctaattaattaattgtgagGTTATAGAACAGAAGACTGGTTCTGTTAGTAAGAGActtgttttattgttttgatgATAAGATAGACAGCTGCTGATGCCCATTTTTGAACTTACTGATGTTGGCTTCTCAAAACATTAACCTTCACTAAACACCTACTCTTTAACATGAATTATGAGAATGATTTTGCATGAAAACATTTTCATCAAGCACTTTTTAGCACAATAAGCTGTTCCAAATACAGTCCAAATCTTCCCACCAACAGAAAACAAACATTTGATGTGGTTCTCCAGTCAAACATGATTCCTGGAAAAATTTAGCTTGAAGTAAACAATGTTCAATGTAATGGGGCACTCTGAAATGGCTTGCTTTTCCAGctgagttttctttttctttcactaTTGCATGGGAATAATGATTGTTGAAAAGCCTTGCCCAAGTGGTATCAGTTTTATTACTTGCAATccggtatttgataaaattcttAATATGATCTGTAACAAATGCAGTTCCTGGTAAATACTATTTGGAGCATTCTTGTTTATTTCATAATTGGACAGGAGGCAAGTGAGATAAAAGTGAGGTAACAACAACTGATCTGGTAGTGTATGTTGTTTGCAGGTGTTTTGCACCCTTGGAGGTACTGTATTTGTGGTAATCCTACTCCTACGTGTGATCTGGGCAACCGTTTCCTATTTCCAAACAAGTGGGAATGGTTTCAGCCAGGGCGGAACTTCCTTTGGTACAACACAACCAATAACATGATTTCATTATTGTTTAGAGacctctccattttttttttctgtttcctCCTGTAATTAATTCTGGAACGCTTCATCTTagtattttcttccattttctttgtgAAAGCATTGGCGTATTCTTTACTTCAAGCCACATACCACTGGATAATTTTGATCAAGTAAATTCCTTCCGGACATCAAAGAGAAATCATTGAAAGGTCTGATGTCTATAGACTCTTTTAAATACTTGTTTTTCCCTTGCTCCCTTGCTTTGCAATGCGCAACATCAATCGCCTGACTTGaagggtatttttttttttatcaaaaaaagtCCTATACAAAGACCTGGCGACATCCAGTGGTATTTGTGAAAGAAATGTCTATCTTAGAAGCGTAGGTAGGAATTATAGTTAGAAACTCCGTCCAGTAAGTGAATCTATGAAATCAAATTTGAGGTTGAACAGCTAATTAGGCACGCTCatcattttgtttttggtttttcccCTTCAATTTATTTggttatgttttatttttcctgttATTTTTAAAGAGACCTATTTTCAACTTTCCGTTCTACTGAAAGGCCACATCCAACCTGGTAAAGAGGCCGCTTTGGCATATGGTTCGGCCGTTGGACACTTGGACTTCACCTGCAGCACTATGACCTCTTAccttagagttttatttttgtttcaatgaCTCAAATGCAGAATTTGGCAGTGAATTacaggcaaaaaaaaaaaagggtgggtGTCGGGGGAAGGCATGAAACCGACTAACCAAGTCTATTCTCATCTACTCAAATTTtcaatgagaaacaaaaatgaagaCATCGTGTATCTGTTTGgagttgtttttaaaagtacGTAGTTATCCAATGTTAAAAAACAGCTTTGACAAATGTTTTAagctaaaataattttatgagaaatttttataaaaataagttatttttttcaaataaacttgAAGTACTTCTaggtattttataatatattttgagaaaaataaaataaaatgatattgtaTGTTTGAGTTCTCCGTTAGAAAAACTAGGGAAAATCATGTTTTCTGCATGTATGTGATTAGTTAGCAATGGTAACGATTGGATCGGAGTGAGTGCAAGGGAAGAAACGTCCAATAACCCTAGTATTCAGGAGGGGTTTCCTCGTCGTGGCGGACATTGGGAAAAATCATCGGAGATTTCGGTTTTGAGGTTTGTACGGAAGATGGGAGGGAGTTGCTAAAATGGAAATTGACTCCACCTTTAATTGCAGAGTTAAAACTTGAAATTGGGTGCGGATAGAATCCTCCTCTTGAAGGGGTTTTAGCTTCTCTGGCAATGATGGGACAATCGAGGACAGCTGTTTTATGCAGAGTTGCCTTGTCTCCCAAGACGTGAGTTGGAAGCTATTTTAATAGGTTACCAGAAAAATAGTTAGCTAGCTTCCACTTCTGAGTTTTGATACTGTGCTTTGCGTGTATAGAAACGTACATTCGAATACCTGATTTTATGCCTAGTCGTAGCAGCGCCCTGGTCAGAGGATGCTCACCCTCATCCTCATCCTTATCCTAAAGGACGCATCTAGTTGTACATATTTGTGGTAACTTTGGcttcttaatttaatattacataataaaaaagttagacaaaaataaataaataaatagttctGTGAGAGGTGGCAGTCAGAAGACTCAGAACTAACCCATGTGATTCCAATAGAAATTGCCATCCTGATGGAAGCCCTAGTGCGTGGTTAGTCGCTGTTCGCCCATGCAACCATTTAGACTAAAACCCCAGTGGCAGCATCACACCTTTTATAAGGCATTTTCAGTACTGtgtactatatatttatattcctttGATACCGTCCTTGGAGATCTGGAAACAGCTTAAAGATGGCAAAGACGGGACATACATAGCTGTTTTACACTTGCTTGGgcatttacttttatttactttttttttttttttttttttgggaaagttTGAATGGACATGAGTttacttgaaatttaaataaaaattaatgtaaaaatataattcacatctaaaatttaaaataaaagttgtaCCTTTTAacattttacattttaaatgcATATctatatctaaaaataaaatttaatgtaaaaTCGAAGGATACATGAACATTTTAAACCTATCAAGACTtggacaaaaaaagaaaaaaatgcttcAGAATGAACCCTTGGTGTCGTTCTTTTGGCAAGAGACTGGATGCTTCAATCCCACCAAGCAAATGCCTTTTATCGACTTATTAAGGGCTTTTAACTAACCATAGGGCTAAACTGGCATCGATTTCACTGAACGGACCTTCAGGTTCGTAGTAACCAACGCTAAACAAGGTTAACACCGGCTGGATTAAACTCTTTAAGAATTACAAACTCTGAACAAGCAGTAATCTTTTACAAGAACAATACCTACTCTGGGGGGTTCTGTTTGGATATTAGTACAAAGAAGAACATCAAGCTGCTGCAACATATTTTGAgataaaagaaatcattttctaaCACACAGAAATGGAGATGTCCAGATTTTAAATCAAAGAAGTCTTATAGACAGAAATTACACCTCCATGCCCAATGTCGAAAATGGAAATAGATCtctctttaacttaaaaacaacaTGATAGTATTTGACAGTCACTGAAGGAGGAAGAACAGCTTCTTAATGCTCTTATTACCAAATTACTAGGATTATGTAAATTATGTTCGGTCAAAACCACCACCAACCTGCATATGCAACCATTCTGGCGATGAGGCCCGGCCATATTCTCTTGTTGCTTGTGAACTATATGCCACACCAGCAGCATCAAATGTTTGCTGACCAAACTGAAACACCAAATGACTTTTTGTAAGAATTCAACAGAAGCGAAATACAAGAGTAAATTCACTGTCTTTTTAAGTACATTTATTTTGTCACCTAACCATTAGCTCAGCCCCATGTCACTCTTATCCTTATTTAAGTACATATTTTTGTATGCATAAAGCAACCAATCCAACACCAAAGAAAATTTAGAGAAGTCACACGTCAAACAACAGTTGAAAGCTCCATTCAATTCATTCTTTCTGTGGCAAATATATATTTGAGAAAAACACATAGTCCCATACATCATGCAGAAAATCCTTTTATTTCTTGCATTTTTCAGTGTCTTTACAATgggttttttgtttctaatggTAAACTGAGTGTGCTAGCACGGctccttttctttgtaataggATCAACTTCCTACAATAAACAATAGGTGAATATTGCATCAAAGAACAAGGAAGACAAACCCAAGTTTGAAGTTGTAcgcaagaaaagggaaaaaggccCCCTGAAACCAAAGAGACCATGCCAGCCATAACAAAATCATCCATGCCATACAAAAAAATCCCAAAGGAAAAAACCCACTAAATTAGATAAACCCAGAGTCATTGGGCATTGTTACAAATGAAAGCAAGGAAAATGTAAAATACATAAGTCAAATTGAATACTAAAACATATGCAGCGTAACAAAATTAACAGAGATGGTAAAGCAGAGCATGACTAATAGTCTCCCAGCATGGCTCTTGAATAAGGAACTAGAGAATCAAAATATGGTCCACCATCCTCGACAAACCTTATTCCAAGCCGTTCATTTGGTTTACCTCAACTGAAATGGATAAGTCCATCTTCTAACCATCTCACGCATGGTTATGAAATACTCAGGCAGTTTGGGTCCCTTTTCCTCTAATTTTAGGTTTACTAATTTTCAAAGAAGTTCACTCACTGAAAGGGCAAGGTTTGTAAAATGGTTTACAGCATATATGATGAACAGTTTCAACAAGGATATGAAACCCcacaaaatttttcaaaagacaATAGGCAccattaagaagaagaagaaaaaggtgcATCCTTGATGGTATGCATACATTAAACAgagaaagaccaaaaaaaaaaaactttacaaCTGCATACACTTTTGTTGGAAATTGGTAAAACTAAGACTTACATCCTTTGAAGGAAATCCTTCAATGCCAGAGTTCATTCTCGAATTGACAGCCTCAAGTTTCATTGACAGGAACTGCAAATCCAATGTATGACTCAAGTCTCAGCCTATAGAAGAAAGGTATAAATAAAACAGTGCTGCAATCTTGAATGGAATATTTTTGCATACCTCAACCTGACGCTGTAATGATTGGATGTAATTAATAATCTCATCAAGGACCAGCGCTTTGCCAATAACCTGAactcaaaaagaaaacaaatgattTCAGAAAAGATTACCACGCTAAGAGGAAGCACAATATATCTCAACTGCAATGGTGCTGCATGTATGCTACCAAGTTTCAACTGGTTTTCTGACTAAGGCTATCAGTAAATAAATAGCTAACAACATAGAAGAGatccaacattttttttaattctttgctACATAAGGTACACCAGACAAAATGGAACACTAATACTCACCTTATTACAACCAGGGACCAAGTCCTGGAGAATTTTCATCCTCTCGctgatcttttctcttctagcCTGTCAGCCAAATGGTTTccataagaaaaagaaattgttgaaaatttccAGACGCACACTGTTTAGCTATCAATTTCCAACAGAATTCACAACCATAAATAAATAGACAAGATTAACATGATGGGTAGCAGGTTCTAAAATCCCAGCCTTTCCATTTATATCTCATTATAATCCAAACTCTTAGCAAAACTACTTCAAATTACAAGATTAAAAGGACGGAAGTAAATTACTCTTTCAGCTAGACTGTGGCTATCAGTAGCTTGACCCCTTCTTGCTCGTACATGAATAAAATCTTGCTTAGGTGGGTCAGCTGATTGAGGGTTTTGTTCCACAGGCTTGCCTGAACTGGTTTCTACCTCAGTTTTGGAATCACGGTTCTCATCTCTGGATCCCGAAGTTTTTAAACGCTTACCATCACAATCATTCTGTTCAATTGAAAACAGAAATCTTAGTCTAATGAATCCCAAACACATTTTATATTATGTATAAATTTATACAAAGGTGAAATTCACTCCATGATCCATCCAAATTAATATACAACGTCGTCCGCCTAAACAAAATTTCCTGTATAcacatattaaatttatttcgGCATCAACAAATCAGAATCTAAAGACGAAAAACAGAATTCAAATCATAAACTACAAGAAAACTTTCCTTCATCGATATTACAAAactatcaaaaaaacaaaaccgatttgaaaagaaacacaaaagcaaatggaagcaaGGAATTAAAACCCATCCACAATTCTACAATTCAATTTCAACCAGAGTTCCAAATTTAGTTAAATCAACAAATACCGCAACATTGCCGCCACCGCTGGTTGACACGGCCTTCCCCCCCTCATCCTCTGTCGCCGCATCACGCCGCTTCCTCCCTCCACTACGCTCCAAAACCATCGGATCATCACCACCACCAGAAGCTTCACGATTCGCACCTCCTACGCCAGCATTATCCCCAAAGTGCCCCAAATTCTGTCCAAGATGCCCTCCCCTCAGCTCCAAACCACCTCCAGCCTCCCCAGCGCCACCACCACTGATCGGATAGTTCCAGATCTCAGCCAAATGATAAGACGCCCCTTGGTTTATGAGCGTGGGAGGATCCATGTCACCACCACCAACTCCTCATCCAAACTAATCGCACATTCAAAATTGGAAACCCTAGCTGGACTAAATCGCCATAAACTCATCCGAAGCTTTTTACAGAATTGGTAACTCACTCGCTCTTAAGTAGCTTCGAAAAGGAAGGGAGTGAAAGTGACCATTAATGAAGTTGAACAAGGAAAGCGAGagctagagagagagaggagttctcctttctctctcttttgttATCAGTGTGTGATCTCCCTGGACAGTGGAGGTTGGTGCGCACTGTGCCCACTGGCGCACGGTGCCCACCACCACTCGCTATTGAGAGACAGAGACCTCGGGAGTTGAAAAGAAGTGACTTCGAGTGAGGTTTTCTCGGAGGGTCCAGCGCTTCAACACTAGCTCACTCGCCCTCTATCCCGTGAGTACGTCTCCCTTCTTCTCCCACCCTTTGATCAACAGACAGCATTTGGTCAACGCGGTTAATGCGGAGTCTGAACGGGTCTTGATTGCAGGAGACGTAGCGCTTAGAGGGGCAGTGGCGTTTCTGAAGCCTTCGCTAGCGGAAGTACACATACAATGTCCAAAAGTAAGTGCATTTTATCGTTTGCCGGTATTTTGATAAATCGGGGTTTATAGCTTTTGTTTTGGTATTATGGGATTCATTTGTTAATGATTGTGATGATTATGATTATTAGGAAATGACTAATGAGATCCATTTATAGTAAAGTTAGAAAGAATGGTACCTTTTCTTGTTTCCATATGCAACTCCTCTTTACGTCCCACCCATTTTAATAAATACAGGGttgaattctttaaaatatCATCTAATCTATTGAACATATGTTTAGctacattttctttccttttttttttttcaacttttacctaaaaataaaacatttcatagaaaaaataaatatttttttatttttaaacttaaatatttcatta contains these protein-coding regions:
- the LOC100243345 gene encoding protein SHORT HYPOCOTYL IN WHITE LIGHT 1, which gives rise to MMAGVGRLSGLIINLNPTATTKLNLNLTPSPNFACPPQSLHLRHRTSPTGNPTTLTSHARLSGSAGEAPEEIDESFFEDEDLIESDEEDETESSADLLIEFLQSMFKKASKHAKKASRSVLPAAISPQLVSFAVDGVLILASLSIIKALLEVFCTLGGTVFVVILLLRVIWATVSYFQTSGNGFSQGGTSFGTTQPIT
- the LOC100265665 gene encoding transcription factor BHLH089 encodes the protein MDPPTLINQGASYHLAEIWNYPISGGGAGEAGGGLELRGGHLGQNLGHFGDNAGVGGANREASGGGDDPMVLERSGGRKRRDAATEDEGGKAVSTSGGGNVANDCDGKRLKTSGSRDENRDSKTEVETSSGKPVEQNPQSADPPKQDFIHVRARRGQATDSHSLAERARREKISERMKILQDLVPGCNKVIGKALVLDEIINYIQSLQRQVEFLSMKLEAVNSRMNSGIEGFPSKDFGQQTFDAAGVAYSSQATREYGRASSPEWLHMQVGGGFDRT